From one bacterium genomic stretch:
- a CDS encoding MlaD family protein — protein sequence MATKAQKVRLSIFLIGSGAVLLVFFIALVGSRILKRMDPYTIVYEEISVTGLEPGAAVKYHGVQVGRVADLSVRNATSIQVSIQVEHLTPIKKDTEAVVSAVGITGLKFIELTGGTESSELLEVGGTIKAGQSLFDTISGQAEVILAKLEQVINNLNHLLGPETTVSLQNALNSVSLVSTKVDTLLTENRYSINRSVANLDSIMENLAETSQKTTELVTTVHSLVSSEDVTGTLSDIRSISAQVRTQIDSLRLAETTEELRKLLVSTNQMVVHYDLIGIRARDDILKSMSNLEQALDNLREATDVIRENPSVLLRGRQTTGDRIE from the coding sequence ATGGCGACCAAAGCTCAGAAGGTCAGGCTTTCCATTTTTCTTATCGGTTCCGGCGCCGTTCTGCTGGTTTTTTTCATCGCCCTTGTCGGCAGCAGAATTTTAAAGCGGATGGACCCCTATACCATTGTTTACGAAGAGATATCAGTAACGGGGCTGGAGCCGGGCGCTGCGGTAAAATACCACGGCGTTCAGGTTGGCCGGGTTGCGGACCTTTCGGTGAGGAATGCAACATCCATACAGGTTTCTATCCAGGTGGAGCATTTAACCCCGATCAAGAAGGATACGGAGGCGGTTGTATCCGCGGTCGGAATCACCGGTTTAAAGTTCATTGAGCTCACCGGCGGGACAGAAAGTTCGGAACTGCTGGAAGTCGGCGGCACGATCAAAGCTGGCCAATCGCTGTTCGACACCATATCCGGCCAGGCGGAAGTCATTCTGGCGAAGCTGGAGCAGGTAATCAACAATCTCAACCATCTCCTTGGCCCCGAAACAACAGTCTCCCTTCAGAATGCGCTCAATTCGGTATCGCTTGTGTCAACCAAAGTCGATACGCTTCTTACGGAAAACAGGTACTCCATAAACCGGAGTGTGGCCAATCTTGACAGCATCATGGAGAATCTCGCGGAAACCTCCCAGAAAACCACTGAACTGGTCACAACGGTACATTCTCTGGTTTCATCGGAAGATGTCACGGGGACTTTGTCGGATATCAGGAGCATCTCCGCGCAGGTCAGAACACAAATCGACAGCCTTCGTCTCGCCGAAACGACCGAGGAACTCCGTAAACTTCTTGTCAGCACGAATCAGATGGTTGTGCACTACGACCTCATTGGTATCAGGGCACGGGATGATATTCTCAAATCCATGAGTAATCTTGAACAGGCGCTTGATAACCTCAGGGAAGCAACCGATGTAATCCGGGAAAATCCTTCTGTGCTTCTGAGGGGACGTCAAACCACAGGCGACAGAATTGAATGA
- a CDS encoding PqiC family protein — protein MRNPTINHFFLLMTIGMIALFMACGVLGVKKLPTKNYYIINYPFTKNVPQNSRRPYPYALQIGNFEIQPIYNRQNVVYRYSPNQIQYYEVERWAVRPDYMITNLVFKHLEESGLTNRVGTNFFESRPDYRIEGMVESIERYDAGDIFFAHLAMSMKMLRVADGTQVWEYTFDERKQVYQRGMVYTVQGLSAIFQSEMNIVVAQIDSLFLSYGSGTPLQKKEAPDITQKPAQTDSTKSEIDESAFEIIPDKRPKEK, from the coding sequence ATGAGAAACCCTACGATAAATCATTTTTTCCTTCTCATGACCATCGGGATGATCGCACTATTCATGGCATGCGGTGTTCTGGGAGTGAAAAAACTTCCCACGAAAAACTACTATATAATTAATTATCCGTTCACAAAAAACGTTCCCCAGAACTCAAGGCGCCCGTACCCGTACGCTCTCCAGATAGGGAATTTTGAAATTCAGCCTATCTACAACCGTCAGAATGTCGTCTACCGGTATTCTCCCAACCAGATTCAGTACTATGAAGTCGAACGATGGGCCGTGAGGCCGGACTATATGATCACGAACCTCGTTTTTAAACACCTTGAGGAATCGGGTCTGACCAACCGTGTCGGTACCAACTTCTTCGAGTCACGGCCCGATTACCGGATCGAGGGGATGGTTGAATCGATCGAGCGGTATGATGCGGGCGACATCTTTTTTGCACACCTTGCCATGTCGATGAAAATGCTCCGCGTGGCTGACGGTACCCAGGTATGGGAGTATACATTCGACGAGAGGAAACAGGTATATCAGCGCGGGATGGTTTACACTGTTCAGGGACTATCCGCAATTTTTCAGTCGGAGATGAACATTGTTGTTGCTCAGATCGATTCCCTCTTTCTCAGTTACGGATCGGGAACGCCTCTTCAAAAAAAAGAAGCTCCCGATATAACGCAGAAACCTGCACAGACCGACTCGACAAAATCCGAAATCGATGAATCAGCCTTTGAAATCATTCCTGACAAACGTCCAAAAGAGAAATAG
- a CDS encoding ABC transporter permease, which produces MKSTFTAPTITMDNGVLAISGDLVAMTVGDAERSVLRFGREAISVVDGSGISGFDSSGAVFIKCLSTPKTELRGFSDNSIRLIEMAVPVEKGVPQKPEKPRLSLEYIGGIALREMENLTEIAILIVDILFWAVIGIFNRKQYRKGTFTEQAYYMGSTALPIVGTILFLIGVILTLQSAAQLRQFGVSIFVVNLLAIGLSREFAPLMTAIIVSGRTGSAIASEIATMKFTEELDAIKTLGLNPLRFVVVPKLWAMVLCMPLLSIMALFIGLSGGFLVSITYMELSPTTFFNQLLLSLLFWDVVTGLIKSLSFAIIITIVGTYRGLTFTGGADGVGRATTASVVTSIFAIIVMDSIWGIIFYFPH; this is translated from the coding sequence ATGAAATCCACCTTTACCGCACCGACTATCACCATGGACAATGGTGTGCTTGCCATTTCCGGCGACCTTGTCGCGATGACCGTAGGTGATGCCGAACGATCCGTATTACGGTTCGGCAGGGAAGCGATTTCGGTTGTTGACGGCTCGGGGATAAGCGGTTTCGATTCCTCGGGAGCCGTATTTATAAAATGCCTGAGTACCCCAAAAACCGAGCTGCGCGGATTCAGCGATAACTCCATCAGGCTCATCGAAATGGCCGTTCCCGTCGAAAAGGGCGTTCCCCAAAAACCCGAGAAGCCACGCTTGAGCCTTGAATATATCGGCGGTATCGCTTTACGGGAGATGGAAAACCTGACCGAAATCGCCATTCTCATCGTCGATATTCTGTTCTGGGCGGTGATCGGTATATTCAACAGGAAGCAGTACCGGAAAGGAACGTTTACCGAGCAGGCATACTACATGGGTTCGACCGCCCTGCCGATTGTCGGAACAATCCTGTTCCTTATCGGCGTCATTCTGACTCTTCAGAGCGCGGCACAGCTCCGGCAGTTCGGTGTATCGATCTTTGTGGTCAATCTCCTTGCCATCGGGCTTTCGCGCGAGTTTGCGCCGCTTATGACCGCAATTATCGTGAGCGGGCGCACCGGCTCGGCAATTGCATCGGAGATCGCCACGATGAAATTCACCGAAGAGCTTGACGCCATAAAAACACTCGGTCTCAATCCCCTGCGGTTTGTCGTGGTTCCGAAGCTCTGGGCAATGGTTCTGTGCATGCCTCTCCTGTCGATCATGGCGCTTTTTATCGGGCTTTCAGGCGGATTTCTTGTGTCCATCACCTATATGGAGCTTTCGCCCACAACGTTCTTTAACCAGCTTCTCCTGTCGCTCCTGTTCTGGGATGTTGTGACGGGGCTCATCAAATCCCTGTCGTTCGCGATTATCATTACAATCGTCGGAACCTACCGCGGGCTTACGTTCACAGGAGGCGCAGACGGTGTGGGACGGGCTACGACCGCCTCGGTGGTGACATCCATATTCGCTATTATCGTCATGGATTCCATCTGGGGGATAATATTTTACTTCCCGCACTGA
- a CDS encoding ATP-binding cassette domain-containing protein, translated as MNGTSTTTDENILEIENLHSWYGPQHVLDGVTFSVRAGEIMVILGTSGCGKSTLLKNIIRLYKPGMGSIQLLGKEMTELEEENIETVLHDVGVMYQHGALLNSLTVGENVALPLEMHTSMSPGLRHEIAELKLEQVGLKNVYYRYPKELSGGMQKRAAVARAIVMDPSIIFCDEPSAGLDPVTALGLDRLLITLNETLRMSIVVVTHELESIKRIAHRITYLDKGRVLFTGTLEDALNSGIPTIQEFFLLTDN; from the coding sequence ATGAACGGCACATCGACCACCACCGATGAAAATATTCTCGAAATCGAGAATCTTCACTCATGGTACGGACCGCAGCATGTTCTCGATGGTGTTACGTTTTCGGTCAGAGCCGGTGAAATCATGGTCATTCTCGGTACCTCCGGCTGCGGCAAGTCCACACTCCTGAAAAACATTATCAGGCTCTACAAACCGGGCATGGGCAGCATACAGCTCCTTGGCAAGGAAATGACAGAGCTCGAGGAAGAGAACATCGAAACGGTGCTCCACGATGTGGGAGTCATGTACCAGCACGGCGCTCTGCTCAACTCGCTTACCGTGGGAGAAAATGTCGCTCTCCCGCTCGAAATGCACACATCCATGTCACCTGGACTGAGACATGAAATAGCGGAGCTCAAACTCGAACAGGTCGGGCTGAAGAACGTGTACTACCGTTATCCCAAGGAACTGTCGGGCGGAATGCAGAAACGTGCGGCTGTGGCACGGGCGATCGTGATGGACCCCAGCATTATCTTCTGCGATGAGCCCTCGGCGGGTCTCGATCCCGTCACTGCCCTCGGCCTCGACCGTCTGCTCATAACGCTCAATGAAACCCTCCGTATGAGCATCGTGGTTGTTACCCACGAGCTTGAAAGCATCAAACGCATAGCCCACCGTATCACCTACCTCGACAAGGGGAGAGTGCTCTTCACCGGTACCCTTGAAGATGCCCTGAATTCCGGTATTCCTACGATACAGGAATTTTTCCTCCTGACCGATAACTGA
- a CDS encoding DUF6485 family protein, with protein MKSCSMESNKKTCPCTYSSCSRFGICCECVVYHRRMGELPACYFPRDVEKTYDRSIETFVKTYKDRGRWW; from the coding sequence ATGAAATCCTGTTCCATGGAATCCAACAAGAAAACATGCCCCTGCACATATTCATCCTGCTCACGGTTTGGAATATGCTGTGAGTGCGTCGTTTATCATCGGCGAATGGGTGAGCTTCCCGCCTGTTATTTTCCCCGTGATGTTGAGAAAACGTATGACCGCTCGATTGAAACTTTTGTGAAAACCTATAAGGACCGGGGCAGATGGTGGTAA
- a CDS encoding DHHA1 domain-containing protein, with protein MAHILAQKKIIEFFGLLKKRRLYIQTHDIPDPDAIASAEAFRLIAKSFGGRAKIVSNGLPHRRENITLLKEGKISITPLKSLVIKSPEHSAWAFIDCLPGGGNVTLHPLAPGDLYIAIDHHGKPNSIPRKGENAFYIHDSHAGATATILGELLLGFDIPFPPRLASALSYAIISDTQDFNRGASKKDISVYADIFPKVNHRLISRIRNTTKPRDFFRTIYNSLGNAEYYRHIAWVRVGEVKSGEIVAQMADFILSTERITWSLALGYTDDKLYLSLRSSNPKAQCGHAIRRIVPRSPFNVGGHDLLAGGHIPIDSSTDVDSLMDSIIKRFIRNILRIPSSAKVPGGSLLIGL; from the coding sequence ATGGCACATATACTTGCGCAAAAAAAAATCATCGAGTTTTTCGGCCTCCTGAAAAAACGTCGCCTCTACATCCAGACCCACGATATACCTGACCCTGATGCGATAGCTTCAGCCGAAGCATTCAGACTCATCGCGAAATCGTTCGGCGGCAGGGCAAAAATCGTTTCGAACGGGCTTCCGCACAGACGGGAGAACATAACGCTCCTCAAGGAGGGTAAAATCTCGATTACACCGCTTAAATCCCTCGTTATCAAGTCACCGGAGCACAGCGCCTGGGCTTTTATCGATTGTCTTCCCGGCGGAGGAAATGTGACGCTCCATCCGCTTGCTCCCGGAGACCTCTATATTGCCATTGACCATCATGGCAAACCCAATTCAATACCCCGAAAAGGCGAGAACGCTTTTTACATTCATGATTCGCATGCCGGAGCCACAGCAACGATTCTCGGCGAGCTGCTCCTGGGATTCGATATTCCGTTTCCGCCGCGGCTCGCTTCGGCTCTTTCATATGCCATCATCAGCGATACACAGGATTTTAACCGCGGGGCGTCGAAAAAAGACATTTCCGTATATGCCGATATCTTCCCGAAAGTGAACCACCGTCTCATATCACGCATCCGCAACACGACAAAACCACGTGATTTTTTCCGCACGATATACAACAGTCTCGGGAACGCCGAATATTACCGTCACATAGCCTGGGTACGTGTCGGAGAGGTAAAAAGCGGTGAAATCGTCGCCCAGATGGCTGATTTCATACTCTCTACCGAGCGTATAACATGGTCGCTTGCGCTCGGCTATACCGATGACAAGCTCTATCTTTCACTGAGGTCATCGAATCCCAAAGCGCAGTGCGGACACGCGATACGGCGGATTGTACCACGCTCTCCGTTCAACGTGGGCGGTCATGATCTTCTCGCCGGGGGACATATCCCGATTGACAGTTCGACGGATGTGGACAGTCTGATGGATAGTATCATTAAGCGGTTCATAAGGAATATTCTCCGTATTCCATCGTCCGCAAAAGTACCGGGCGGCAGTCTGCTCATCGGGCTATGA
- a CDS encoding DUF5009 domain-containing protein yields the protein MDLKTGAAPSERIASIDALRGFDMFWIMGADFLFRKLFTLSDNPFFVKIGDQFEHSAWNGFTFEDLIFPLFLFIVGVVMPFSLTKRLDRGESRNLLYRHIIVRTLVLLAFGLVFNGFLDFRFGAMRYAGVLQRIALCYFFAALIVMNTRVRGQAIWAAGILVFYWAVMMLVPVPGYGAGVLTPEGNLASFIDQHLLPGRFCCFQYGDNEGILSTIPAIATTLLGVLTGHWLRSSAPASQKVSYIFGAGALCLAAGSVWNAFFPVNKLIWTSSYVLFAGGWSLLLLGLFYWVIDIRGYGKWAFPLVIIGLNPITIYMAQRFFDFESVANIFVHAFTGSMGDFQPVFMTVCVLFVKWLFLYFLFRQKIFLKV from the coding sequence ATGGACTTGAAAACAGGAGCAGCGCCTTCAGAGCGGATTGCATCGATCGACGCCCTGCGCGGTTTCGACATGTTCTGGATTATGGGAGCGGATTTTCTATTCAGAAAGCTGTTTACGCTGTCCGACAATCCTTTTTTCGTAAAAATCGGAGATCAGTTCGAGCATTCTGCATGGAACGGGTTTACGTTCGAGGACCTCATATTTCCGCTGTTTCTGTTTATCGTTGGTGTAGTTATGCCCTTCTCCCTGACAAAACGGCTCGACCGCGGCGAGTCGCGGAACCTGCTCTACCGTCACATCATCGTCCGGACCCTCGTTCTTCTGGCTTTCGGGCTGGTCTTTAACGGTTTCCTTGATTTCAGATTCGGAGCCATGCGGTATGCCGGGGTACTCCAGCGGATTGCCCTCTGTTATTTCTTCGCCGCCCTCATCGTCATGAATACCCGTGTCAGAGGCCAGGCCATATGGGCCGCCGGTATCCTCGTTTTTTACTGGGCTGTCATGATGCTTGTACCGGTGCCCGGGTACGGCGCCGGTGTACTCACTCCGGAAGGGAATCTTGCTTCGTTCATCGATCAGCATCTTCTCCCGGGCAGATTCTGCTGCTTCCAGTACGGCGACAATGAAGGTATCCTGAGCACCATTCCCGCAATCGCGACCACCCTCCTCGGCGTCCTGACCGGGCACTGGCTCAGGTCATCGGCGCCTGCTTCTCAGAAAGTCAGTTACATTTTCGGCGCCGGAGCGCTCTGTCTGGCTGCCGGTTCGGTCTGGAACGCTTTCTTTCCTGTCAACAAGCTCATCTGGACAAGCTCGTATGTCCTGTTCGCGGGCGGCTGGAGCCTTCTGCTTCTCGGACTGTTTTACTGGGTGATCGATATCCGTGGATATGGAAAATGGGCGTTCCCGCTCGTTATCATCGGCCTGAATCCGATTACTATCTATATGGCGCAGCGGTTTTTCGATTTCGAGTCGGTGGCGAATATCTTCGTGCACGCTTTTACCGGTTCGATGGGCGATTTCCAGCCTGTCTTCATGACAGTATGCGTGCTTTTTGTCAAATGGCTGTTCCTCTATTTCCTCTTCCGTCAGAAGATATTCCTGAAAGTATGA
- a CDS encoding glycoside hydrolase family 3 C-terminal domain-containing protein: protein MINFSSIALCSVFAILSLPFCLGQIRADGNPPLIPFNDPSLSLEKRAGDIVARMTIEEKVSQMMNNAPAIDRLGIPAYDWWNECLHGVARAGRATVFPQAIGLAATWDTDLMYWVATATSDEARAKHHEFLRKGKRGMYEGLTFWSPNINIFRDPRWGRGMETYGEDPFLTGSMAVQFIRGLQGDNPKYLKVVATSKHYAVHSGPEPDRHTFDARIEERDLQETYLPHFRMSILDGKAYSVMGAYNRFMGVPCCASERLLKNILRDSWGFDGYVVSDCGAIYDIFQNHKVARTPAEAAAMAVRAGCDLNCGTVYENLVEAVKQGLVTEQEIDTAVRRLFTARLKLGMFDPPEMVPYAAIPYSVVDCTKHRELALEAARKSIVLLKNDRNALPLKKDIPTIAVIGPNADDVEVLLGNYNGTPVDPVTPLRGIREKVSKNTKVVYAPGCEWAENLYRFEVVPSTALFTTEDGKRRNGLRAEYFNNRELKGKPALTRTDPQIDFTWWDGAPLKDFNDDDFGVRWTGELVAPVTGTYALGGNGFSGFRIFLDDRQLVTFESPYHPVTVYENVNLEAGKSYRLRVEFYEKQGDAHMKLIWSVPARDYKKEAVDAARQSDAVIMVMGLSPRLEGEEMKVQVKGFKGGDRLDINLPDIQEDLIRTISALGKPTVLVLLNGSAVAVNQANDLVPAIIEAWYPGQAAGTAIADVLFGDCNPAGRLPVTFYRSVDQLPPFGEYAMKGRTYRYFTGDPLYPFGHGLSYTSFLYSGLTLPKTAAPGQDVAVSVTVTNTGAMAGEEVVQLYLTDLEASAPVPVRSLCGFQRISLKPGEKQVVKFTLNPRQFSLIDTADRRVIEPGTFEVAAGGKQPGFSGSADAPTTGVVTGRFTVTGKVTEIE from the coding sequence ATGATCAACTTCAGTTCCATTGCGCTCTGCTCGGTGTTTGCCATACTCTCCCTGCCGTTCTGTCTTGGACAGATACGGGCTGACGGGAATCCGCCGCTTATTCCTTTCAATGACCCGTCGCTTTCGCTTGAGAAAAGGGCGGGGGATATCGTTGCGCGAATGACCATCGAGGAGAAGGTTTCCCAGATGATGAACAATGCCCCGGCGATAGACCGTCTGGGAATTCCCGCATATGACTGGTGGAACGAGTGTCTTCACGGAGTTGCGCGCGCCGGGAGGGCGACGGTTTTCCCGCAGGCTATCGGCCTTGCCGCCACGTGGGATACCGATCTCATGTACTGGGTAGCCACCGCGACATCGGATGAAGCCCGCGCCAAACACCACGAATTCCTCCGCAAAGGCAAACGGGGCATGTACGAGGGGCTGACATTCTGGTCTCCCAATATCAACATCTTCCGTGACCCCCGATGGGGGCGCGGCATGGAAACCTACGGCGAGGACCCCTTTCTGACCGGAAGCATGGCTGTTCAGTTCATCAGGGGACTCCAGGGCGATAATCCGAAATACCTGAAAGTCGTCGCCACCTCGAAACACTATGCGGTGCACAGCGGTCCCGAACCCGACCGTCACACCTTCGATGCCCGCATCGAGGAGCGCGATCTCCAGGAAACCTATCTTCCCCATTTCAGGATGAGTATCCTGGACGGCAAAGCATACTCCGTCATGGGCGCATACAACAGGTTCATGGGCGTTCCCTGCTGCGCGAGCGAACGTCTGCTCAAGAACATACTGAGGGATTCATGGGGATTCGACGGTTATGTCGTATCGGACTGCGGAGCTATCTATGATATCTTTCAAAATCACAAGGTCGCGCGGACGCCTGCCGAGGCCGCGGCTATGGCGGTCAGGGCCGGTTGCGATCTGAACTGCGGCACGGTCTATGAAAATCTCGTCGAGGCGGTCAAACAGGGACTTGTCACCGAGCAGGAAATCGATACGGCGGTCAGGCGGCTGTTCACCGCCCGGCTGAAACTCGGCATGTTCGACCCGCCGGAGATGGTTCCGTATGCCGCTATTCCCTATTCCGTCGTTGACTGCACCAAACACCGGGAGCTGGCACTCGAAGCGGCGCGGAAATCGATTGTGCTCCTCAAAAATGACCGGAACGCGCTCCCTCTCAAAAAAGATATTCCCACAATCGCCGTTATCGGGCCGAATGCGGACGATGTCGAGGTTCTCCTCGGCAATTACAACGGCACACCGGTCGATCCGGTTACTCCGCTTCGCGGAATCCGCGAAAAAGTCTCGAAAAACACGAAAGTCGTCTATGCCCCGGGCTGCGAATGGGCAGAAAATCTCTACCGGTTCGAAGTCGTCCCCTCCACGGCGCTTTTCACCACCGAAGACGGGAAAAGGCGTAATGGTTTGCGGGCTGAATACTTCAATAACCGCGAGCTGAAAGGGAAACCGGCTCTCACACGTACCGACCCGCAGATCGATTTTACCTGGTGGGACGGCGCACCGCTCAAAGACTTCAACGACGATGATTTCGGTGTGCGCTGGACGGGCGAACTCGTAGCACCTGTCACGGGAACCTATGCTCTCGGCGGAAACGGATTTTCCGGTTTTCGTATCTTTCTCGACGACAGGCAGCTTGTGACATTCGAAAGCCCCTACCACCCGGTGACCGTGTACGAAAACGTCAACCTCGAAGCCGGGAAGTCATACCGGCTCAGGGTCGAGTTTTACGAAAAGCAGGGCGATGCCCACATGAAACTGATCTGGAGCGTGCCCGCACGGGATTATAAAAAGGAGGCTGTCGATGCTGCGCGGCAGTCGGATGCGGTCATCATGGTAATGGGTCTTTCGCCCCGTCTCGAAGGAGAGGAGATGAAGGTTCAGGTCAAGGGATTCAAAGGCGGCGACCGTCTCGATATCAACCTTCCTGACATCCAGGAAGACCTCATCAGAACCATCAGCGCTCTCGGTAAGCCGACCGTGCTCGTGCTGCTCAACGGCAGCGCCGTTGCCGTAAACCAGGCGAACGACCTCGTACCCGCCATCATCGAGGCATGGTATCCGGGCCAGGCGGCTGGAACGGCTATCGCCGATGTGCTCTTCGGCGACTGCAACCCCGCGGGGAGGCTCCCGGTCACGTTCTACCGGTCGGTCGATCAGCTGCCGCCGTTCGGGGAATATGCCATGAAAGGCAGAACCTACCGTTATTTCACGGGCGATCCGCTCTATCCCTTCGGTCATGGGCTCAGTTATACATCCTTCTTGTATAGCGGTCTCACCCTGCCCAAGACGGCTGCTCCCGGGCAGGATGTCGCCGTTTCGGTGACCGTTACGAATACGGGCGCGATGGCAGGCGAGGAAGTCGTTCAGCTCTACCTCACCGATCTCGAAGCCTCCGCGCCGGTCCCCGTGAGATCGCTCTGCGGATTTCAGCGGATTTCCCTCAAACCCGGCGAAAAACAGGTCGTGAAATTCACCCTGAACCCCCGTCAGTTTTCGCTCATCGACACAGCGGACAGGCGGGTCATCGAGCCGGGAACGTTCGAGGTTGCGGCCGGCGGCAAACAGCCCGGTTTTTCCGGGTCTGCGGATGCCCCGACTACCGGAGTCGTCACCGGGCGCTTCACGGTTACAGGGAAGGTGACGGAGATAGAGTAA
- the pruA gene encoding L-glutamate gamma-semialdehyde dehydrogenase, translating to MFNGIFHIRKPENEPVLSYAPGTKERKELKTKLNEMLDNPMEIPCIIGGREVTTGDMVDMKAPHDLKQVLGRYHRAGTREAEMAITAANEAKITWGEMEWSSRATVLLKAAELLSGKYRMTLNAATMLSMSKTCHQAEIDSACELIDFWRFNPYFMTEIYDDQPISTKDVLNYMEHRPLEGFVFAITPFNFTSIAGNLPTAPALMGNAVVWKPSSAAVLPSYYIMQVLKEAGMPDGVINMIPGPGPVIAPPILNHLDLGGVHFTGSTYVFSTIWHTIGSDIRKYNSYPRIVGETGGKDFIFAHSSADLDALVTGIVRGSFEYQGQKCSASSRAYIPSDIWPKVKKRMLDEIATIKVGDVCDFSNYMNAVIDRNAFKTITEYIEFAKNDPTMKILCGGTYDDSEGYFIQPTVVESKDPHSKLMCEEIFGPVVTIYVYPEKQYEETLQLCNTTSPYGLTGGIFAQDRFAIVKAVKALRNAAGNFYINDKPTGAVVGQQPFGGSRASGTNDKAGSWLNLERWISPRAIKETFLPPVNYRYPFMAEK from the coding sequence ACGAACCGGTACTAAGCTATGCGCCGGGCACAAAAGAACGTAAAGAGCTCAAGACAAAGCTTAATGAAATGCTTGACAATCCGATGGAAATCCCCTGCATCATCGGCGGCCGTGAGGTAACGACAGGTGACATGGTTGACATGAAGGCGCCGCATGATCTCAAGCAGGTACTAGGCCGTTACCATCGCGCAGGCACCAGGGAAGCCGAGATGGCCATTACTGCCGCGAACGAGGCGAAGATTACCTGGGGCGAGATGGAGTGGTCGTCACGGGCGACAGTGCTCCTGAAAGCGGCGGAACTCCTCTCCGGGAAATACCGCATGACCCTCAACGCGGCAACCATGCTTTCCATGAGCAAGACCTGCCATCAGGCCGAGATCGACTCTGCATGCGAGCTGATCGATTTCTGGCGGTTCAATCCGTATTTCATGACCGAGATTTACGACGACCAGCCGATTTCCACAAAAGATGTCCTCAACTACATGGAACACCGTCCGCTCGAAGGATTCGTGTTTGCCATTACCCCGTTCAATTTTACATCGATTGCGGGGAATCTCCCTACGGCACCGGCGCTCATGGGCAATGCGGTCGTCTGGAAACCATCGTCGGCGGCGGTGCTGCCGTCATACTACATCATGCAGGTGCTTAAAGAGGCCGGGATGCCGGACGGCGTTATCAACATGATTCCCGGACCGGGACCGGTCATAGCTCCTCCCATTCTCAATCACCTCGATCTCGGCGGAGTGCATTTCACCGGGTCAACCTATGTGTTTTCAACAATCTGGCATACTATCGGCTCGGACATACGCAAATACAACTCATATCCCCGGATTGTGGGAGAGACAGGAGGCAAAGACTTCATTTTTGCCCACAGTTCCGCCGATCTGGACGCTCTCGTCACTGGGATCGTCCGCGGCTCATTCGAGTACCAGGGCCAGAAATGCTCCGCATCGAGCCGTGCTTACATCCCGTCCGATATCTGGCCGAAAGTAAAGAAGCGGATGCTCGATGAGATCGCCACGATAAAGGTCGGCGATGTCTGCGATTTCAGTAACTACATGAACGCCGTCATCGACCGTAATGCTTTCAAGACGATCACTGAATACATCGAGTTTGCAAAAAATGATCCTACAATGAAAATACTCTGCGGCGGGACATATGACGATTCGGAGGGGTATTTTATCCAGCCGACGGTCGTCGAAAGCAAAGATCCCCATTCGAAGCTCATGTGCGAGGAGATTTTCGGCCCCGTGGTCACAATTTACGTTTACCCCGAAAAACAGTACGAAGAAACGCTCCAGCTCTGTAATACGACAAGTCCTTACGGGCTTACCGGTGGTATCTTCGCCCAGGACCGCTTCGCCATTGTGAAAGCGGTGAAAGCTCTCCGTAATGCCGCCGGGAATTTCTACATCAACGACAAGCCGACCGGAGCGGTGGTTGGCCAGCAGCCGTTCGGCGGGTCGCGCGCATCGGGAACGAACGACAAAGCCGGAAGCTGGCTGAATCTCGAGCGCTGGATATCGCCGCGGGCTATCAAAGAAACCTTCCTTCCCCCGGTCAATTACCGATATCCCTTCATGGCTGAAAAGTGA